The genome window GGGATGAGGTTGATGCCAAACTCCGCCCCTTCCACCTCGTTGACCGTCAGCGAGGTGCCATTGAGCGCAACCGAGCCCTTGGGCGCGATGAAGCGGGCCAACGCCTCTGGGGCCCTGAAAGTCAGGCGCAGGCTGTCGCCCTCATCCTTCATCCCCACCACCTCGGCCACACCGTCCACATGGCCCGAAACGATATGCCCGCCCAGCTCGTCGCCCACCTTCAGCGCGCGCTCGAGGTTGAGCCGCTTGCCCACGGGCCAGCCATTGGCGGGGATGGAGGTTTTCGAGACCGTCTCGGCCGACACATCGACCTCGAACCAGCTCTCGCCCAGCGCCACCACCGTAAGGCAGACGCCATCGCAGGCGATGCTCGCACCAATATCTATGCCGCCGGTGTCATAGGCGGTGCCGATGCGCGCCCGCATGTCGCCGCGCATCTCCACTTTCTCCACCCGCCCGATGTCGGTGACGATGCCGGTAAACATGCCTCAATCCCTTGCCGTTATTGCCTCAGGAGCCGCGCCCCTGTTCATGGAGCCTTAATTCTGCCGCAGGAATGGGTTAGGCCACAAGCAAGACCTGAGGAGACCGCGCCGAAGATGAGCGCCCTAGCCGCCGATAACCGACGCTTCCTGTTCCTGCAGGGGCCGCACGGGCCGTTCTTTCATCGGCTCGGCAAGATGCTGCGAGCTGCGGGATGCGAGGTTTGGCGCGTCGGGTTCAACAAGGGCGACGAGGCCTTCTGGTTTCATACCCGCAGTTTCATCCCCTATCGCGGCACGCCCGAGGAATGGCCGGCCCGCTTTGCCGAGCTCTGCGCCGAGAAGGCGATTACCGACATTGCGCTTTATGGCGACACCCGGAGCATCCATGCCGAAGCGGTACGCATCGCCAAGGAACGCGGGATCACGGTGCATGTGTTCGAAGAGGGCTATCTGCGGCCCTATTGGGTGAGCTACGAGCGCGGCGGCTCCAACGGGCATTCGCGGCTGGTGGAGTTTTCCATCGAGGACATGCGGGCCGCGCTGGCGATGTCAGACATCGACCTGCCCGATGCGCCGGCCAAGTGGGGCGACATGCGCCACCACATCTTCTACGGCTTCCTCTACCACTACTTCGTCCTGCTCTGGAACCGGCCCTACCGCAACTTCCGCCCGCACCGGTCGCTGACGGTGGCGCAGGAGTTCGGGCTTTACCTCAAGCGCTTGCTCCTCATGCCGGTGTTCTGGGCCGACCGGGTGCAGGCGACCTTCCGCATCAAGCATGGTGGCTTTCCCTATCACCTCGCGATCCTGCAACTGGAGCATGACGCCAGCTTCCAGAAGCACTCGCCCTTCACCACGATGACCGAGTTTCTGGCCCTCACCATGGAGGGCTTTGCCGAAGGGGCGCCGCGCCACCACCACCTTGTTTTCAAGGCGCACCCGCTGGAAGACGGTCGGGTGCCCATGCGCCGCGAGATACGTCGCCTGGCGCGCGAGCATGGCGTGGCGGACCGGGTGCACTACGTGCGTGGCGGCAAGCTGGCGCAACTGCTCAACCATGCCCGCAGCGCGGTGACGGTCAACTCCACGGCCGCCCAGCAGGTGCTGTGGCGCGGGCTGCCGCTGAAGGTCTTCGGCGATGCGGTCTATGCCAAGCCAGAGTTCGTCTCGACCCAGCCCCTCGCCGAGTTCTTCGCCACCCCCACACGCCCCGATAGCAAGGCCTACCGCGACTATCGCAGCTTTCTTCTGGAGACCTCGCAGATCGCCGGCGGCTTCTACTCGGCCCGTGGGCGCAGGCAACTCCTGCGGCAG of Oceanicola sp. 502str15 contains these proteins:
- a CDS encoding riboflavin synthase yields the protein MFTGIVTDIGRVEKVEMRGDMRARIGTAYDTGGIDIGASIACDGVCLTVVALGESWFEVDVSAETVSKTSIPANGWPVGKRLNLERALKVGDELGGHIVSGHVDGVAEVVGMKDEGDSLRLTFRAPEALARFIAPKGSVALNGTSLTVNEVEGAEFGINLIPHTREVTTWGEVAKGDAVNLEVDTMARYVARLQEAG
- a CDS encoding capsule biosynthesis protein; translation: MSALAADNRRFLFLQGPHGPFFHRLGKMLRAAGCEVWRVGFNKGDEAFWFHTRSFIPYRGTPEEWPARFAELCAEKAITDIALYGDTRSIHAEAVRIAKERGITVHVFEEGYLRPYWVSYERGGSNGHSRLVEFSIEDMRAALAMSDIDLPDAPAKWGDMRHHIFYGFLYHYFVLLWNRPYRNFRPHRSLTVAQEFGLYLKRLLLMPVFWADRVQATFRIKHGGFPYHLAILQLEHDASFQKHSPFTTMTEFLALTMEGFAEGAPRHHHLVFKAHPLEDGRVPMRREIRRLAREHGVADRVHYVRGGKLAQLLNHARSAVTVNSTAAQQVLWRGLPLKVFGDAVYAKPEFVSTQPLAEFFATPTRPDSKAYRDYRSFLLETSQIAGGFYSARGRRQLLRQVVDMMLAPEDPYDALAQGKAGPRLQLRLVT